A single region of the bacterium genome encodes:
- a CDS encoding DUF4440 domain-containing protein, translating to MSEEKPLSLEQAAASLITRFVNAFNRSDEALCEEFYTEDALVLLAAREPLQGHDEIKAAMSAYAGAKLTRSDPIVVSESGDLGYYAVRYEFEAPSASGSASKETGKSLVVLRRQADGSWKVAVDAAIMDA from the coding sequence ATGTCCGAAGAGAAGCCATTGAGTCTGGAACAAGCAGCGGCGTCGCTCATCACCCGTTTCGTGAACGCGTTCAACCGTAGTGATGAGGCTCTGTGCGAGGAATTCTACACAGAGGATGCTCTGGTCCTGTTGGCCGCCCGAGAGCCTTTGCAAGGCCATGACGAGATCAAGGCGGCGATGAGCGCGTATGCTGGTGCAAAGCTGACGCGATCTGATCCAATCGTCGTCAGCGAGAGCGGCGACCTGGGTTACTACGCGGTGCGATATGAGTTTGAGGCTCCGTCGGCCAGCGGCTCTGCTTCAAAAGAGACAGGCAAGAGTCTTGTCGTCCTTCGGCGTCAAGCTGACGGCTCCTGGAAAGTCGCGGTTGACGCGGCGATTATGGACGCCTGA